Proteins from a single region of Cupriavidus sp. MP-37:
- a CDS encoding alpha/beta fold hydrolase has translation MDYKGDNVLQSVSHARASFHVSSSAHPMYVERWAPLSGASEHPPVVLIHGGGHTGLCYSHTPDGRPGWASLFVQSGYTAYVVDWPGHGRSPPPHDFATMSMNAVITALVDLLDQIGPATLVAHSAGGTVAWAVADRRPNSVCAILGIAPGPPGNLLPVLPSDPLEFEALSAREDLGHPVYHSETAPVYFSSEFIRRYWANSKHFPLEAIDAYEKTIVPESPRILNERFNIGGCSPQVLSPDRIRRIRSLVVTGSDDPRHPRSVDEAVAQYVGATHLWLPDIGIEGNGHSLMIERNSSEIFDVVYQWLTAYENRPVEKEA, from the coding sequence ATGGATTATAAAGGAGACAATGTGCTGCAAAGCGTCAGTCACGCTCGTGCCTCATTTCATGTGAGTTCGAGCGCTCACCCTATGTATGTGGAGCGTTGGGCACCATTGTCCGGCGCGTCAGAGCACCCGCCTGTCGTCTTGATTCACGGCGGTGGTCATACCGGCTTGTGCTATAGCCATACGCCCGACGGCCGTCCGGGCTGGGCCTCCCTTTTTGTTCAAAGTGGATATACGGCCTATGTCGTAGACTGGCCGGGCCATGGCCGGTCGCCACCGCCCCATGACTTTGCGACCATGTCGATGAATGCCGTCATCACTGCGCTCGTCGACTTGTTGGATCAGATCGGGCCAGCGACCTTGGTTGCCCATAGCGCTGGAGGGACCGTGGCGTGGGCTGTGGCGGATAGACGGCCCAACAGCGTTTGTGCGATCTTGGGTATTGCGCCCGGCCCCCCCGGCAATCTGCTTCCTGTGCTGCCGTCCGATCCCCTCGAATTTGAAGCACTATCTGCCCGCGAAGATCTGGGCCACCCTGTTTATCATTCAGAAACAGCGCCAGTGTATTTCTCCAGCGAATTCATCCGGCGCTACTGGGCCAACAGCAAGCACTTCCCACTCGAAGCCATTGACGCTTATGAGAAAACAATCGTGCCGGAAAGCCCGAGAATATTGAACGAACGATTCAACATTGGTGGTTGTTCGCCGCAGGTCTTATCGCCGGATCGGATCCGACGTATTAGAAGCCTCGTGGTTACCGGCAGCGACGATCCAAGACATCCAAGAAGCGTTGATGAAGCCGTGGCCCAATATGTTGGCGCAACCCATTTGTGGCTTCCAGATATCGGCATCGAAGGCAATGGGCATAGCCTGATGATCGAACGTAACAGCAGCGAAATTTTCGACGTGGTATATCAATGGCTGACGGCCTACGAAAACCGACCAGTTGAGAAGGAGGCGTAA
- a CDS encoding D-amino acid dehydrogenase — protein MRTPTLRRSWILQIMKTIAVIGGGITGVTTAYALARRGFSVTLFERHRYAAMETSFANGGQLSASNAEVWTHWSTLVKGIKWMLRNDAPLLVNPRPSWHKLSWFAEFIASIPNYRRNTIETARLAIAAREHLFAWAAQEGIDFDLKRAGILHIYRDRAGFEHASRVSALLAQGGLERRAVTPQEMRAIEPTLAGSYYGGYFTESDSTGDIHKFTSGLAAAIARLGVRCLYGQDVRAVKTDGRRATITVQDGNDSTSATFDGAVICAGTASRALAAGLGDRVNIYPVKGYSITVNLTDDASRAAAPVVSLLDDETKLVTSRLGDDRFRVAGTAEFNGTNRDIRADRIRPLVDWVHQCFPGVSTRSVVPWAGLRPMMPDMLPRVGRGRAACIFYNTGHGHLGWTLSAVTADMVAGVVDQAMGSAPAMVTGAALTPARA, from the coding sequence GTGCGGACTCCTACCCTTCGACGTTCCTGGATCCTGCAGATCATGAAGACAATCGCTGTCATCGGCGGTGGTATCACTGGTGTCACCACGGCCTACGCGCTGGCCCGGCGCGGCTTCTCCGTCACGCTGTTCGAACGGCACCGCTATGCCGCCATGGAGACCTCGTTCGCCAACGGGGGGCAGCTCTCCGCCTCCAACGCCGAGGTCTGGACCCACTGGTCCACCCTCGTCAAGGGCATCAAATGGATGCTGCGCAACGATGCGCCGCTGCTGGTCAATCCCCGGCCCAGCTGGCACAAGCTGTCGTGGTTCGCCGAGTTCATCGCGTCGATTCCCAACTACCGCCGCAATACCATCGAAACCGCACGCCTTGCCATCGCCGCGCGCGAGCACCTGTTTGCGTGGGCGGCGCAGGAAGGCATCGACTTCGACCTGAAGCGCGCCGGCATCCTACACATCTACCGCGACCGCGCCGGCTTCGAGCATGCCAGCCGGGTCTCGGCGCTGCTGGCGCAAGGCGGCCTGGAGCGGCGCGCGGTGACGCCGCAGGAAATGCGCGCGATCGAGCCGACGCTGGCGGGCTCCTACTACGGCGGCTACTTCACCGAGAGCGATTCGACCGGCGACATCCACAAGTTCACCAGCGGCCTGGCCGCCGCCATTGCGCGCCTGGGCGTGCGCTGCCTCTACGGCCAGGACGTGCGCGCGGTCAAGACCGACGGCCGGCGCGCCACCATCACCGTGCAGGACGGCAACGACAGCACCAGTGCCACCTTCGACGGCGCCGTGATCTGCGCCGGCACCGCCAGCCGCGCACTGGCCGCCGGGCTGGGCGACCGCGTCAACATCTATCCGGTCAAGGGCTATTCGATCACGGTCAACCTGACCGACGACGCCAGCCGCGCCGCGGCACCGGTGGTCAGCCTGCTCGACGACGAAACCAAGCTGGTCACCAGCCGCCTGGGCGACGACCGCTTCCGCGTTGCCGGCACCGCCGAGTTCAACGGCACCAACCGCGACATCCGCGCCGACCGCATCCGCCCACTGGTGGACTGGGTGCATCAGTGCTTCCCCGGCGTCAGCACGCGCAGCGTGGTGCCATGGGCCGGACTGCGGCCGATGATGCCGGACATGCTGCCGCGCGTGGGACGCGGGCGCGCGGCCTGCATCTTCTACAACACCGGCCACGGGCACCTGGGGTGGACCTTGTCGGCGGTGACGGCGGATATGGTGGCGGGGGTGGTGGACCAGGCAATGGGGAGTGCCCCGGCGATGGTGACAGGCGCTGCGCTGACGCCGGCGCGAGCCTGA
- a CDS encoding MFS transporter, giving the protein MTQISAKRAWITTTLFFVCMAFSYVDRQIISILVQPIKATVDLNDTEIGLLQGLSFTLFYLIAGIPLSWLADRVNRVRLAAGCIFVWSLATTCTGLSRVFPMLVIARAGTAAAEAGFHPAALSVVGDIFPARHIPRATALFMLGPIIGSGCALLLGGALLSWFTSLAIGPLPIIGRLHAWQWVFVAVGVPGMLLASLVLAMVKEPSRRELRATLDGNSTEPVSFSAVCLFLLTRDRFYPLYFLGFAFFILATTAYAAWFPSVVIRKFLIDPKTAGLVLGSTFLISGVLGNVFAQIYASRHVERIGALPVVMRVIVGSIAMMVPLAIVAPLLGNYVLAVVLYAPLVLLLSTTQALFLVPLLLSVPNRMRGQSIGIFALVINAFGGTVGPLMTGVFSDGLGMGGAGTAIALTITSGAGILGALGLLYAASQSTLIIGSDLADAAPALDIHPSLGDPKPG; this is encoded by the coding sequence ATGACGCAGATTTCCGCAAAACGGGCCTGGATTACCACGACGCTCTTCTTCGTGTGCATGGCCTTTTCCTATGTAGACCGTCAGATCATCAGTATTCTAGTCCAGCCAATTAAGGCAACGGTTGATCTTAACGATACCGAGATAGGACTTTTGCAGGGTCTGTCATTCACATTATTCTATCTGATTGCTGGTATTCCTCTTTCATGGCTCGCTGACCGTGTTAATAGAGTACGGCTTGCTGCTGGCTGCATCTTTGTATGGTCGTTGGCAACGACCTGCACAGGACTCTCCCGCGTGTTCCCGATGCTTGTGATTGCGCGCGCCGGGACGGCAGCCGCCGAAGCGGGCTTTCATCCCGCAGCCTTGTCAGTCGTAGGCGATATTTTCCCGGCGCGGCATATTCCGCGCGCGACTGCTCTTTTCATGCTTGGACCGATAATCGGTAGCGGCTGCGCGCTGTTGCTGGGTGGCGCATTGCTGTCTTGGTTCACCTCTCTCGCAATCGGTCCCCTGCCGATTATTGGGCGGCTTCACGCGTGGCAATGGGTATTCGTTGCAGTGGGTGTACCGGGCATGCTGCTCGCCAGCTTGGTGCTGGCAATGGTAAAAGAGCCGAGCCGCCGGGAACTGCGAGCCACACTGGACGGTAATTCCACAGAACCAGTGAGTTTCAGTGCTGTATGCCTTTTTCTGCTTACCCGTGATCGCTTCTATCCATTGTATTTTTTAGGGTTTGCGTTCTTCATTCTCGCTACTACTGCGTATGCTGCGTGGTTTCCATCCGTGGTGATCCGCAAATTCCTCATTGACCCTAAAACCGCTGGCCTGGTGCTTGGCTCCACGTTTCTGATTTCCGGTGTACTCGGGAATGTGTTCGCTCAGATCTACGCATCGAGGCATGTCGAGCGAATCGGTGCATTGCCAGTTGTCATGAGAGTCATAGTTGGATCGATTGCGATGATGGTCCCCTTGGCAATCGTTGCACCGCTCCTCGGCAATTATGTATTGGCCGTAGTCCTGTATGCGCCGCTGGTTCTGCTCCTGTCGACAACCCAAGCCTTGTTCCTGGTCCCCCTGTTGCTTAGCGTGCCTAATCGCATGCGCGGCCAATCTATCGGCATCTTTGCCCTCGTGATCAACGCGTTTGGTGGAACTGTCGGACCATTGATGACAGGAGTCTTTTCCGATGGTCTCGGCATGGGCGGAGCCGGCACCGCGATTGCCCTAACCATTACTTCGGGAGCCGGAATTCTGGGCGCCCTTGGCCTTCTTTACGCGGCGTCGCAGAGCACCTTAATTATCGGCTCGGATCTCGCTGACGCCGCGCCTGCCCTTGATATCCATCCTAGCCTGGGCGATCCAAAGCCAGGATAA
- a CDS encoding TonB-dependent receptor, whose amino-acid sequence MKKNRIALAVSTVLMGPAVAAAQAVEAPAPLQEVVVSASTERGDTPAIPPNTPSPAYGIRSTRMADFNVVNTEDALKYAPNLAVRKRFIGDMNSIISVRSTSSRQSARGLVYADGLLLSNLLGSDFSFPPRWSLVNAAEIERMDVLYGPYSALYPGNSLGATVLITTRTPEKFEGDASVQWFTQRFNLYGTHDNFNGVHANAYVGDRVGAFSWLVSVDRQDSKSQPLSFYTASRSTRPAGAADTPVSGAYFDQDQSGRDRVVMGVNSEGVTHTVQDQLKLKLGYDITSTLQAQFTAAYWQQDRSNTTGSYLRDASGNVVSGGPVNIGGYQYVIPANAFAPGNGEDARWLYGLSLRTRNQTGWNFSGVASLFDVSKDVSRSANSVGNGPGTVTYGDGTGWRTLDLKADYRPQRLQGGHWVTFGYHYDNYRLSNTTYNTSDWRAATITAFNNAFTGKTETQALYAQDAWYFAEDWKLIPGLRYEHWRAYDGSRSQPGVQVGYPVRSESNWSPKLALEKAFGQDWLGRLSLGQAYRYPTVSELFQGRITGTALINNDPNLRPERSFSKDLTFERTVEASSFRVSLYEDDIRDALVSQTNTTVFPTVTSFQNVDRVRTRGIELAYDGRDVLVRGFDLSASGAYNHSKTLENANNPASVGKYFYRIPKWRANLAGTYRFTPAWAGTLAMTYSGRQYNTLDNSDTNPDTFGGTSSFLTFDVKVTYKPARNVRLGLGIDNLTDQRYFVYHPYPGRTFYAEAKLSF is encoded by the coding sequence GTGAAGAAAAATCGCATTGCGCTGGCCGTTTCGACAGTGCTGATGGGCCCCGCCGTGGCCGCCGCCCAGGCGGTGGAGGCGCCCGCGCCGCTGCAGGAGGTGGTGGTATCGGCCAGCACCGAACGCGGCGACACGCCGGCGATCCCGCCCAACACGCCGTCGCCGGCCTATGGCATCCGCAGCACGCGCATGGCTGACTTCAACGTGGTCAATACGGAAGACGCACTGAAGTACGCGCCCAACCTCGCCGTGCGCAAGCGCTTTATCGGCGATATGAATTCGATCATCTCGGTGCGCAGCACCAGTTCGCGCCAGTCGGCGCGCGGGCTGGTCTATGCGGACGGGCTGCTGCTGTCCAACCTGCTGGGCTCGGACTTCAGCTTCCCGCCGCGCTGGTCGCTGGTCAATGCCGCCGAGATCGAGCGCATGGACGTGCTGTACGGCCCGTATTCGGCGCTGTATCCGGGCAATTCGCTGGGCGCGACGGTGCTGATCACCACGCGCACGCCGGAGAAGTTCGAGGGCGATGCCAGCGTGCAGTGGTTCACCCAGCGCTTCAACCTGTACGGCACCCACGATAACTTCAACGGGGTGCATGCCAACGCCTATGTGGGCGACCGCGTTGGTGCGTTCTCGTGGCTGGTCAGCGTCGACCGGCAGGACAGCAAGAGCCAGCCGCTGAGCTTCTATACCGCGTCGCGCTCGACGCGGCCTGCGGGCGCGGCGGACACGCCGGTTTCCGGCGCCTATTTCGACCAGGACCAGAGCGGGCGCGACCGCGTGGTGATGGGCGTGAACAGCGAGGGCGTCACGCACACGGTACAGGACCAGCTCAAGCTCAAGCTTGGCTATGACATCACCAGCACGCTGCAGGCGCAGTTCACCGCCGCATACTGGCAGCAGGACCGCTCCAACACCACCGGCAGTTATCTGCGCGATGCCAGCGGCAATGTGGTCTCGGGCGGACCGGTGAACATCGGCGGCTACCAGTACGTGATTCCCGCCAACGCCTTTGCGCCCGGCAATGGCGAGGATGCGCGCTGGCTCTACGGCCTGTCGCTGCGCACGCGCAACCAGACCGGGTGGAACTTCTCCGGTGTGGCGTCGCTGTTCGATGTCAGCAAGGACGTGAGCCGCAGCGCCAACTCCGTCGGCAACGGACCGGGCACGGTCACCTATGGCGACGGCACCGGCTGGCGCACGCTCGACCTGAAGGCCGACTACCGCCCGCAGCGCCTGCAGGGCGGGCACTGGGTCACGTTCGGCTACCACTATGACAACTACCGGCTGAGCAACACCACCTACAACACCTCGGACTGGCGCGCGGCCACCATCACCGCGTTCAACAATGCCTTCACCGGCAAGACCGAGACCCAGGCGCTCTACGCGCAGGACGCCTGGTACTTCGCCGAGGACTGGAAGCTGATCCCCGGCTTGCGCTACGAGCACTGGCGCGCCTATGATGGCAGCCGCAGCCAGCCTGGCGTGCAGGTCGGCTATCCGGTGCGCAGCGAGTCCAACTGGTCGCCCAAGCTGGCGCTGGAGAAGGCGTTCGGGCAGGACTGGCTGGGCCGGCTGTCGCTGGGCCAGGCCTATCGCTACCCCACCGTCAGCGAGCTGTTCCAGGGGCGCATCACCGGCACGGCGCTGATCAACAACGACCCGAACCTGCGTCCGGAGCGCTCCTTCTCGAAGGACCTGACCTTCGAGCGCACGGTGGAGGCGTCGAGTTTCCGGGTCTCGCTGTACGAGGACGATATCCGCGATGCGCTGGTCAGCCAGACCAACACCACGGTATTTCCCACCGTCACCAGTTTCCAGAACGTCGACCGGGTGCGCACGCGTGGTATCGAGCTCGCCTATGACGGCCGCGACGTGCTGGTGCGCGGCTTCGACCTGTCGGCCAGCGGCGCCTACAACCATTCGAAGACGCTGGAGAACGCCAACAATCCGGCCTCGGTGGGCAAGTATTTCTACCGCATCCCGAAGTGGCGCGCCAACCTGGCCGGCACCTATCGCTTCACGCCGGCGTGGGCCGGCACGCTGGCGATGACCTATTCGGGCCGGCAGTACAATACGCTCGACAATTCCGATACCAACCCCGACACCTTCGGCGGCACCAGCAGCTTCCTGACCTTCGACGTCAAGGTGACCTACAAGCCGGCGCGCAATGTGCGGCTCGGGCTTGGCATCGACAACCTCACCGACCAGCGCTATTTCGTCTATCACCCGTACCCGGGGCGGACGTTCTACGCCGAGGCGAAACTTTCCTTCTGA
- a CDS encoding DUF1484 family protein: protein MATIDEMTNECLQQVRAGIEGVLVLLDHESESSEGCFSALCLLGMVKMQIDGLMVERERLQ, encoded by the coding sequence ATGGCAACGATCGATGAAATGACCAACGAATGCCTGCAGCAGGTTCGCGCAGGAATTGAAGGGGTACTTGTACTTCTGGATCATGAAAGCGAAAGCTCGGAGGGCTGCTTCAGCGCGCTTTGCCTGCTTGGCATGGTGAAGATGCAGATTGATGGGCTGATGGTTGAGCGAGAGCGGTTGCAATAG
- a CDS encoding DUF3597 domain-containing protein, with protein sequence MSIFKDILNKLLGKDKPAATTTATTTSTPPAAGSPTSAGAPAGTAPTAGTGAAPAGNVQGTTGAPTGGAQATPLSGVDVEAIMDRMVQQSGQTLNWRTSIVDTMKALGIDSSLEHRKELARELHYSGDMNDSAAMNVWLHKRLMQELAANGGKLPKELS encoded by the coding sequence ATGAGCATCTTCAAGGACATCCTCAACAAGCTGCTGGGCAAGGACAAGCCCGCGGCCACCACCACCGCGACCACCACCAGCACCCCGCCCGCCGCCGGGTCGCCCACTTCCGCGGGCGCGCCGGCCGGCACTGCGCCAACCGCCGGCACCGGCGCGGCGCCCGCGGGCAACGTCCAGGGCACGACCGGTGCGCCGACCGGCGGCGCACAAGCCACGCCGCTGTCGGGCGTGGATGTCGAGGCCATCATGGACCGGATGGTGCAGCAGAGCGGGCAGACGCTGAACTGGCGCACGTCCATCGTCGATACGATGAAGGCGCTTGGGATCGACAGCAGCCTGGAACACCGCAAGGAACTCGCGCGCGAGCTGCACTACAGCGGCGACATGAACGATTCCGCGGCGATGAACGTCTGGCTGCACAAGCGCCTGATGCAGGAACTGGCCGCCAACGGCGGCAAGCTGCCGAAGGAACTGTCCTGA
- a CDS encoding LysR substrate-binding domain-containing protein has product MPQTIKQLDLTSLRLFRAVQAEGGVVRAATAEHIAPSAISRRISELESTLGTKLLFRDSSGTRLTRAGEVVLAYAMKIDVDLQRMIAEITHVDSSVYGTVRVLANLSSMVQFVPRDLVALEEKYPDVVVSFEERLSAGIIRGVSDDVADVGITHIVHEGCKLSTVPYRREVFALVVASGHPLANSEAIRFSETLGYVHIGFPEGSALGQILAMKAGELGRLLTYRIRVSSFDSACSLVAAKAGICIMPTRVAEVYRSSLQLRIIPLSDDWAARHLMLVFKRYDSLSLQARAFVDFLSARSNADDDSRDD; this is encoded by the coding sequence ATGCCACAGACTATCAAGCAGCTTGATTTGACCTCGCTTCGACTGTTCAGAGCCGTGCAGGCGGAAGGCGGGGTCGTGCGGGCAGCGACAGCCGAGCATATCGCGCCTTCAGCAATAAGCCGGCGCATCTCGGAGCTGGAGAGTACCCTGGGTACCAAGCTTCTGTTTCGCGACTCGTCAGGGACGCGACTGACGCGCGCGGGCGAGGTCGTGCTGGCCTATGCGATGAAAATTGATGTCGATCTGCAGCGTATGATTGCGGAGATAACGCACGTTGACTCCAGCGTCTACGGAACCGTTCGCGTGCTCGCCAACCTCTCTTCGATGGTCCAGTTCGTTCCTCGAGATCTTGTGGCGCTGGAGGAGAAGTACCCCGACGTCGTAGTCAGTTTCGAGGAGCGACTGAGCGCCGGGATCATTCGCGGTGTTAGCGATGACGTTGCGGATGTCGGCATTACGCACATCGTTCATGAAGGATGCAAACTTTCGACTGTTCCTTATCGCCGGGAAGTATTCGCGCTGGTCGTAGCATCCGGACACCCATTGGCGAACAGTGAGGCGATCCGCTTTAGCGAGACACTCGGCTACGTCCACATTGGATTCCCGGAAGGGAGTGCGCTCGGACAAATTCTTGCAATGAAGGCGGGCGAACTCGGCCGCTTGCTAACATACCGTATTCGCGTTTCGAGCTTCGATTCGGCTTGCAGCCTAGTGGCAGCAAAGGCAGGCATCTGCATCATGCCAACGAGAGTAGCTGAGGTATATCGTTCGAGCTTACAGTTGAGAATCATTCCATTGTCAGATGACTGGGCGGCGCGCCATCTGATGCTTGTTTTCAAACGATATGACTCACTTTCCCTGCAGGCAAGAGCGTTTGTCGATTTTCTGAGCGCCAGAAGCAATGCCGATGACGATTCGCGCGACGATTAA
- a CDS encoding sialidase family protein, with protein sequence MNTLTSTMPGARSAVRGIVAGLIAFAALAAASATAQTHGGHAGHGGQAKAAKMSELGTGAAFDRDGKLWIAYKDGPHVAVRASTDYGRSFGPARHVNGTPEPVAADHESRPKVATGPDGQVYVTWTQPLPKPWTGFIRFARSTDGGQTFAEPLTVHANRDQIAHRFDAIAVDPAGRVFVSWIDKRDVAAAEARKQPYAGAAIYYAVSADHGKTFQGDYKIADQSCECCRIALSPTPDGRMLALWRHVFPPNARDHALALLGADGKATPMQRATFDDWRIDACPHHGPGASVAPDGTVHMVWFSVRAGKPTVSVGRWRDGKLQAQRPLDDARAQHADIVALNDNDIAVVWKSFDGQQTRLSAMLSHDGGKTWQTRKLAGTERDSDQPHLLQHAGRAYVLWRTEAEGFQVFGLGQEGA encoded by the coding sequence GTGAACACGCTGACTTCCACCATGCCAGGCGCCCGCTCCGCTGTCCGCGGCATCGTTGCCGGGCTGATCGCCTTTGCCGCGCTGGCGGCCGCCAGCGCAACCGCACAGACGCACGGCGGCCATGCCGGCCATGGTGGCCAGGCCAAGGCCGCGAAGATGAGCGAACTGGGCACCGGCGCCGCCTTCGACCGCGACGGCAAGCTGTGGATTGCCTACAAGGACGGTCCCCATGTCGCCGTGCGCGCGTCGACCGACTACGGCCGCAGCTTCGGCCCGGCGCGGCATGTCAACGGCACGCCGGAGCCGGTCGCCGCCGATCATGAAAGCCGCCCCAAGGTGGCCACCGGACCCGACGGGCAGGTCTACGTCACCTGGACCCAGCCGCTGCCCAAGCCTTGGACCGGCTTTATCCGCTTTGCGCGCTCCACCGACGGCGGCCAGACCTTTGCCGAGCCGCTGACGGTGCATGCCAACCGCGACCAGATCGCGCACCGCTTCGACGCGATCGCGGTGGACCCCGCCGGGCGGGTCTTCGTCAGCTGGATCGACAAGCGCGACGTGGCCGCGGCCGAGGCGCGCAAGCAGCCGTATGCCGGCGCCGCGATCTACTACGCCGTGTCGGCCGATCATGGCAAGACCTTCCAGGGCGACTACAAGATCGCCGACCAGTCGTGCGAATGCTGCCGCATCGCGCTGTCGCCCACGCCGGATGGCCGGATGCTGGCGCTGTGGCGCCATGTGTTCCCGCCCAACGCGCGCGACCACGCCCTGGCGCTGCTGGGCGCCGACGGCAAGGCCACGCCGATGCAGCGCGCCACCTTCGACGACTGGCGCATCGACGCGTGCCCGCACCACGGCCCCGGCGCTTCGGTGGCGCCCGACGGCACCGTGCACATGGTCTGGTTCAGCGTGCGCGCGGGCAAGCCGACGGTGTCGGTGGGGCGCTGGCGCGACGGCAAGCTGCAGGCGCAACGCCCGCTCGATGACGCGCGCGCGCAGCATGCCGATATCGTCGCGCTGAACGACAACGACATCGCGGTGGTGTGGAAATCGTTCGACGGCCAGCAGACGCGGCTCTCCGCCATGCTGTCGCACGATGGCGGCAAGACCTGGCAAACGCGCAAGCTGGCTGGCACGGAACGCGACTCCGACCAGCCGCACCTGCTGCAGCACGCCGGCCGCGCCTACGTGCTGTGGCGCACCGAGGCCGAGGGCTTCCAGGTCTTCGGGCTCGGGCAGGAGGGCGCATGA